The Clostridium chauvoei genome has a window encoding:
- a CDS encoding glycogen/starch/alpha-glucan phosphorylase gives MSISKKKIINDYKEKFLELHGKELREGTDLQKYQALGSLVREYITAKWIETNKKYSNVKSKQVYYLSMEFLLGKLLGDSLLNLGIRETCREALKELDIDLECLEEIEQDQGLGNGGLGRLAACFLDSMASLSIAGHGCGIRYKYGFFEQKIIDGKQVEVPDTWLSSENVWEIKKPDKSEIVKFGGEVKVENVNGKLNFIHVNYEPVLAVPYDTPIVGYENEVVNTLRLWSAEPVSNEFDFSSFSRGEFVKAMEYKNSVEAISLVLYPEDSFYEGKLLRLKQQYFFVSAGIQSIIRHFKKHGGNILELDEKIAIHINDTHPTLAIPELMRILLDEEGLSWEIAWRITQNIISYTNHTILAEALEKWPVDMFKTLLPRIYMIIEEINERYCRELWNKYIGQWDKISRMSIIGDGYIRMANLAIVGSHSVNGVAKLHTEILKKKEMSDFYYLYPNKFNNKTNGITHRRWLIKSNPKLTELLKSTIGSSFIKHPTDLENFERYLDDPKIIKALDNIKANNKKKLAEEIYKTKGIKVNLDSIFDVHVKRIHAYKRQVLNCLRIMDLYNRIIDNPNLDIVPRTFIFAGKAAPGYYLAKNTIELIDAIANKVNNDSRVGDKIKVVIMDNYRVSLAEKIIPATDLSEQISTTTKEASGTSNMKFMMNGAVTIATLDGANIEIKDEVKEDNIIIFGLSANEVLDYYKNGGYCSWDIYNNDPRIKRIMDDLINGTYSKDKDKFKPIYENILNYNDEFFVLKDFDDYIKAQDKVDKLYRDREKWQRMCGINIAHSGIFSSDRTINEYATGIWGSNVIYKNL, from the coding sequence TTGTCAATTTCTAAGAAAAAAATAATAAATGACTATAAAGAAAAATTTTTAGAGTTACACGGTAAAGAATTAAGAGAGGGAACAGATCTTCAAAAATATCAAGCATTAGGTAGCTTGGTAAGAGAATATATAACTGCAAAATGGATTGAAACTAATAAAAAGTATTCTAATGTTAAGTCAAAGCAAGTTTATTATTTATCTATGGAATTTTTATTAGGTAAATTATTAGGGGACTCATTATTAAATTTAGGAATTAGAGAAACTTGTAGAGAAGCATTAAAAGAGTTAGACATAGATTTAGAATGTTTAGAGGAAATAGAACAAGATCAGGGTTTAGGAAATGGTGGTTTAGGGAGACTTGCAGCATGTTTTCTAGACTCTATGGCATCTTTAAGTATTGCAGGACATGGTTGTGGAATTAGATATAAATATGGATTTTTTGAACAAAAAATAATCGATGGAAAACAAGTTGAGGTACCAGATACATGGTTAAGTTCAGAAAATGTTTGGGAAATTAAGAAACCAGATAAATCAGAAATAGTTAAATTTGGTGGAGAAGTAAAGGTAGAGAATGTAAATGGTAAGTTAAATTTTATTCATGTAAATTATGAACCTGTTTTAGCAGTACCATATGATACACCTATAGTTGGATATGAAAATGAAGTTGTAAATACTCTTAGGTTATGGAGTGCAGAGCCAGTTTCAAATGAATTTGATTTTTCTTCTTTTAGTAGAGGAGAATTTGTAAAGGCGATGGAGTACAAAAATTCTGTAGAAGCAATTTCATTAGTTTTATATCCAGAAGATTCATTTTATGAAGGAAAGTTATTAAGATTAAAACAACAATATTTTTTCGTATCAGCTGGAATTCAAAGTATAATAAGACATTTTAAGAAGCATGGCGGAAATATATTAGAATTAGATGAAAAAATAGCAATTCATATAAATGATACACATCCAACATTAGCGATTCCAGAACTTATGAGAATTTTATTAGACGAAGAAGGATTATCTTGGGAAATAGCTTGGAGAATAACACAAAATATAATTTCATATACAAATCATACTATATTAGCAGAAGCTTTAGAAAAGTGGCCTGTAGATATGTTTAAAACATTACTTCCACGAATATATATGATAATTGAAGAAATTAATGAAAGATATTGTAGAGAACTTTGGAATAAGTATATAGGGCAATGGGATAAAATTTCTAGGATGTCTATAATAGGAGATGGATATATTAGAATGGCTAATCTTGCAATTGTAGGTAGTCATAGTGTAAATGGAGTAGCAAAGCTTCATACTGAAATATTAAAGAAAAAAGAAATGTCAGATTTCTATTATCTATATCCTAATAAGTTTAATAATAAGACTAACGGAATAACCCATAGAAGGTGGCTTATAAAATCGAATCCAAAGTTAACAGAGCTTTTAAAGTCTACAATAGGGTCTAGTTTTATAAAACATCCTACAGATTTAGAGAATTTTGAAAGATATCTAGATGATCCAAAAATTATAAAAGCCTTAGATAATATAAAAGCTAATAATAAGAAAAAGTTAGCTGAAGAAATATATAAGACTAAGGGTATAAAAGTAAATCTGGACTCGATATTCGATGTACATGTTAAGAGAATACATGCGTACAAACGACAAGTATTAAATTGTTTAAGGATAATGGACTTATATAATAGGATAATTGATAATCCTAATTTAGATATAGTACCAAGGACATTTATATTTGCAGGGAAAGCAGCACCTGGATATTATTTAGCTAAAAATACAATAGAGTTAATAGATGCTATTGCTAATAAAGTAAATAATGATTCCAGAGTGGGAGATAAAATTAAAGTTGTAATTATGGATAACTATAGAGTGTCCTTAGCTGAAAAAATAATACCAGCAACTGATTTAAGCGAACAAATATCCACTACCACTAAAGAAGCTTCTGGTACATCAAATATGAAATTTATGATGAATGGAGCAGTTACAATAGCGACTTTAGATGGAGCAAATATAGAAATTAAAGATGAAGTAAAAGAAGATAATATTATAATTTTTGGGTTAAGTGCAAATGAAGTTTTAGACTACTATAAGAATGGTGGATACTGTTCATGGGATATATATAATAATGATCCAAGAATAAAGAGAATAATGGATGATTTAATAAATGGAACATATAGTAAGGATAAAGATAAGTTTAAACCTATTTATGAAAATATATTAAATTATAATGATGAATTTTTTGTTTTAAAAGATTTTGACGACTATATAAAAGCTCAAGATAAAGTAGATAAACTTTATAGAGATAGAGAAAAGTGGCAAAGGATGTGCGGAATAAACATAGCACACTCAGGAATATTTTCATCAGATAGAACAATAAATGAATATGCAACTGGTATTTGGGGGTCAAATGTTATTTATAAAAATTTATAA
- the glgA gene encoding glycogen synthase GlgA yields the protein MKVLIVASEAHPFIKTGGLGDVIGALPQALNEIGVEARVVIPNYRDINESLKKKFKFIKWFMVPVSWRTQYCGIFEYVYKGVTYYFIDNEYYFKRDSLYGYYDDGEKFAFFDRAVLNFLREIDWKPDIIHCNDWQTAMIPVLHKVEYMKDDYYKNMKTVFSIHNLFFTGTFSKEILPELFGYDYGLFDDGSLEFNGGVSFLKGALNYSDKITTVSKTYAEEIKTPQYGEGLHGLLEYRGSYLQGIVNGIDYEEYNPSTDKFIYKQYSINDIEGKEINKEKLQKELGLPVNKDIPMIGMVSRLTHQKGCDLIINMLEGLLQKDVQVVILGTGDSLYEEKFKEIQSRYTNKLSANIMFDNSLAHKIYAASDMFLMPSLFEPCGLGQLIALRYGTIPIVRETGGLKDTITPYNKYTNEGNGFGFKHYSYEELLKITNYALEVYNNRKNWQSLIIQAMDSNNSWEKSAKEYKRLYSELIACK from the coding sequence ATGAAAGTATTAATAGTTGCATCAGAAGCACATCCATTTATAAAAACAGGTGGGTTAGGCGATGTTATAGGTGCTTTACCTCAAGCTTTAAATGAAATAGGGGTAGAAGCTAGAGTTGTTATACCTAACTATAGAGATATAAATGAGAGTTTGAAGAAAAAATTTAAATTTATTAAATGGTTTATGGTACCAGTAAGTTGGAGAACACAATATTGTGGAATATTTGAATATGTATATAAAGGTGTAACTTATTACTTTATAGATAATGAATACTATTTTAAAAGAGATAGTTTATATGGATATTATGATGATGGAGAAAAATTTGCATTTTTTGATAGAGCAGTGCTTAACTTTTTGAGGGAAATAGATTGGAAGCCAGATATAATACATTGCAATGATTGGCAAACAGCTATGATTCCAGTCCTTCATAAAGTTGAATATATGAAGGATGATTATTATAAGAATATGAAAACTGTTTTTTCAATTCATAACTTATTCTTTACAGGAACATTTAGTAAAGAGATTTTACCAGAGCTTTTTGGATATGATTATGGTTTATTTGATGATGGAAGCTTAGAGTTTAATGGAGGAGTAAGTTTTTTAAAGGGAGCTCTTAATTATTCAGATAAAATAACAACTGTTAGTAAAACTTATGCAGAAGAAATAAAAACTCCACAATATGGAGAGGGGCTACATGGTTTATTAGAATATAGAGGAAGTTATCTACAGGGTATAGTTAACGGAATAGATTATGAGGAATATAATCCAAGTACGGATAAATTTATATATAAACAATATTCTATAAATGATATTGAAGGAAAAGAAATAAATAAAGAAAAGTTACAAAAAGAATTAGGGTTACCTGTAAATAAGGATATACCTATGATTGGCATGGTGTCTAGATTAACACATCAAAAGGGATGCGACCTAATAATTAATATGTTAGAGGGATTACTACAAAAAGATGTACAAGTAGTAATATTAGGAACTGGAGATTCTTTATATGAAGAAAAATTTAAAGAAATCCAATCAAGATATACTAATAAATTAAGTGCAAATATAATGTTTGATAATTCATTAGCACATAAAATATATGCAGCTTCAGATATGTTCTTAATGCCATCTTTATTTGAACCATGTGGATTAGGGCAATTAATAGCTTTAAGATATGGTACTATTCCTATTGTTAGGGAAACCGGAGGGCTTAAAGATACAATAACACCTTATAATAAATATACTAATGAAGGAAATGGGTTTGGATTTAAGCACTATAGTTATGAAGAATTATTAAAAATAACAAATTATGCTTTAGAAGTATATAATAATAGAAAAAATTGGCAATCATTAATAATACAGGCTATGGATTCTAATAATAGTTGGGAAAAATCAGCTAAAGAATATAAGAGATTATATAGTGAATTAATAGCTTGCAAATAA
- the glgD gene encoding glucose-1-phosphate adenylyltransferase subunit GlgD: MNNCLGIINLDENESRMGELVRYRTLASVPIAARYRIIDFVLSNMANSGIEGIGIFTKNKSRSLINHLTNGRPWDLHRKKDGLRVFNFGDYAPEYDDVHNFADNIEFIKQSRRDYILIAPSHMICNIDYNEVIKQHKKNNKDVTIVYKKVNDADKKFIDCDVLNINEEGRVISIGENIGREENANISMEMYIMKTDVFINIVYDSIKSGMYRKIKDFISANLDKIQVDAFEFKGYLACINSLKAYFDTNMDLLSKTINKELFYENKPIYTKSQDEAPTQYTKISEVSNSIVANGSYIEGTVKNCIIGRRVHISEGTIIENCVIMQNTVIGPNVKMDKVIADKGTLIDENQSIKGTNNHPVTIQKSRAV, translated from the coding sequence GTGAATAACTGTTTAGGAATTATAAATTTAGATGAAAATGAAAGTAGAATGGGAGAACTAGTAAGATATAGAACTTTAGCATCAGTACCTATAGCTGCTAGATATAGAATAATAGATTTTGTATTATCAAATATGGCTAATTCAGGAATAGAAGGTATAGGAATTTTTACTAAAAATAAATCACGTTCATTAATAAATCATTTAACAAATGGTAGACCTTGGGATCTTCATAGAAAAAAAGATGGACTAAGAGTATTTAATTTTGGGGATTATGCACCAGAATATGATGATGTTCATAATTTTGCAGATAACATAGAGTTTATAAAGCAAAGTAGAAGAGACTATATATTAATTGCTCCATCACACATGATATGTAATATAGATTACAATGAAGTTATTAAGCAACATAAGAAAAATAATAAAGATGTAACTATTGTATATAAGAAAGTAAATGATGCAGATAAAAAATTTATTGATTGTGATGTATTAAATATAAATGAAGAAGGTAGAGTTATAAGCATTGGTGAAAATATAGGTAGAGAAGAAAATGCTAATATTAGTATGGAAATGTATATAATGAAAACAGATGTGTTTATTAATATTGTATATGATTCTATAAAGAGTGGTATGTATAGAAAGATAAAAGATTTTATAAGTGCTAACTTAGACAAAATACAAGTAGATGCATTTGAATTTAAAGGATATTTAGCATGTATAAATTCATTAAAAGCTTATTTCGATACAAATATGGATTTATTAAGTAAAACTATAAATAAGGAATTATTCTATGAGAATAAACCAATATATACAAAGTCACAGGATGAAGCCCCTACACAATATACTAAAATAAGTGAAGTATCTAATTCTATTGTAGCTAATGGTTCATATATAGAAGGAACGGTGAAAAATTGTATAATAGGCAGAAGAGTTCATATATCAGAAGGAACTATAATTGAGAATTGTGTAATAATGCAAAACACTGTAATAGGACCAAATGTTAAAATGGACAAGGTTATTGCAGATAAAGGTACTTTAATAGATGAAAATCAAAGTATTAAGGGAACTAATAATCATCCAGTTACAATTCAAAAATCAAGAGCGGTGTAA
- a CDS encoding glucose-1-phosphate adenylyltransferase, with protein sequence MGNKEIVAMILAGGQGSRLGVLTKQLAKPAVPFGGKYRIIDFPLSNCSNSGIYTVRVLTQYKPLDLNSHIGIGDPWDLDRRDGGVSILPPYQEEKGGMWYKGTANAIYQNIEYVDRYNPEYILILSGDHIYKMDYDRMLEFHKKNNADATIAVIDVPLKEASRFGIMNTREDFSIYEFEEKPENPKSTNASMGIYIFKWELLKKYLKEDELDLSSSNDFGKNIIPKMLDEGRKMMAFPFKGYWKDVGTIDSLWEANMDLLKLDNKLNLYSSDWKIYSRNPVSPAQYVGERARVKESLIVEGCIVNGVVENSILSQGVHVGENTIIRDSVIMPNVKIGDNVIIEKAIIGADVVIESGNRIGNGKDIEVIAANEIVECKTEVAIDSLKFKSIESDIKEYCY encoded by the coding sequence ATGGGAAATAAAGAAATTGTAGCAATGATTTTAGCGGGTGGACAAGGATCAAGATTAGGAGTATTAACAAAACAGTTAGCAAAACCAGCAGTTCCGTTTGGAGGAAAATATAGAATAATAGATTTTCCTTTAAGCAACTGTTCGAATTCAGGTATATATACAGTAAGAGTACTTACTCAATATAAGCCATTAGACTTAAATTCACATATAGGGATTGGTGATCCATGGGATTTAGATAGAAGAGATGGTGGGGTTTCTATATTACCTCCATATCAAGAAGAAAAAGGTGGAATGTGGTATAAAGGAACAGCCAATGCAATTTATCAAAATATAGAGTATGTAGATAGATATAATCCAGAGTATATATTAATACTTTCAGGAGATCACATCTATAAAATGGATTATGATAGAATGTTAGAATTCCATAAGAAAAATAATGCTGATGCAACAATTGCAGTTATTGATGTGCCTTTAAAAGAAGCAAGTAGATTTGGAATAATGAATACAAGAGAAGATTTTTCAATTTATGAGTTTGAAGAAAAGCCAGAAAACCCTAAAAGTACAAATGCATCTATGGGAATATATATATTTAAGTGGGAACTATTGAAGAAGTATTTAAAGGAAGATGAATTAGATTTAAGTTCTAGCAATGACTTTGGTAAAAACATAATTCCTAAAATGTTAGATGAAGGTAGAAAAATGATGGCGTTCCCATTTAAAGGATACTGGAAAGATGTTGGAACAATAGATAGTTTATGGGAAGCTAATATGGACTTATTAAAGCTTGATAATAAATTAAATTTATATAGTAGTGATTGGAAGATATATTCAAGAAATCCAGTAAGTCCAGCACAATATGTTGGAGAAAGAGCAAGAGTTAAGGAATCATTAATAGTAGAAGGGTGTATTGTTAATGGAGTAGTTGAAAATTCAATATTATCACAAGGAGTACATGTTGGTGAAAATACTATAATTAGAGATTCAGTTATAATGCCAAACGTAAAAATTGGAGATAACGTAATTATAGAAAAAGCAATAATTGGAGCTGATGTAGTAATAGAATCAGGCAACAGAATAGGAAATGGAAAAGATATAGAAGTTATAGCAGCAAATGAAATTGTTGAGTGTAAAACAGAGGTAGCTATAGATTCATTAAAATTTAAATCCATAGAATCTGATATAAAAGAGTATTGTTATTAA
- a CDS encoding DUF2334 domain-containing protein — protein sequence MKFKNNILKMTLLSTILILLLTILLFKSNLLGGNIIVESSDFSKIETSSLTLKSTESPVDFNSMPVKQIYNINISVFNEPLNTSIYEKSQRYYISLSSICNKLNSPIYYNNDEILINNIVTLYTNTNSFEINNKAYKLRGDLIFSDAEYYMSLSDIETIFNLRTHFNFENKSINFINSPNIVKEISPATKGRLALIRLEDFAAGGALNDSTNIEKFKLMGDLLYSKNIGFHIAWVPRYVEPDNNIDNDLLNIHSLQNVAFINLLDHLINRGGLVGLHGYTHQYGNETSLSGTELSKNANKTTDETRVIIENAINTAHALNIPFAFFESPHYKATKPQKKIIEEYFKYIYEPYGPIQYFNIHHTKTGNIYIPTPLSYVRDLNISNISRGINSPKAGSLVSLFYHPIKELDFIDVSVTDTNLNYTYSKESPLSKIIKELNSNGYITSYITEIN from the coding sequence ATGAAATTTAAAAATAATATTTTAAAAATGACTTTATTATCAACTATATTAATTTTATTATTAACAATCTTACTTTTTAAGTCGAATCTTTTGGGTGGTAATATCATTGTAGAATCTAGTGATTTCTCAAAAATAGAAACTAGTTCTCTTACTTTAAAAAGTACAGAATCTCCAGTTGACTTTAACTCTATGCCTGTTAAACAAATATATAATATTAATATATCAGTATTCAATGAACCATTAAATACTTCAATTTATGAAAAATCTCAACGCTATTATATTTCATTAAGTTCTATATGTAATAAACTAAATTCTCCTATATACTATAATAATGATGAAATATTAATAAATAATATAGTAACTTTATATACTAATACAAATTCCTTTGAAATTAATAATAAAGCCTATAAATTAAGAGGTGATTTAATTTTTTCAGATGCTGAATATTATATGTCATTATCTGATATTGAAACTATATTTAATTTAAGAACACACTTTAATTTTGAAAATAAAAGTATAAATTTTATTAACTCACCAAATATAGTTAAAGAGATTTCTCCTGCAACTAAAGGACGTTTAGCCTTAATAAGACTTGAAGATTTTGCTGCTGGAGGAGCATTAAATGATTCTACTAATATAGAAAAATTTAAACTTATGGGTGATTTACTATATTCTAAAAATATAGGCTTTCATATAGCTTGGGTTCCTAGATATGTTGAACCAGATAATAATATAGATAATGATCTTCTTAATATTCACTCATTACAAAATGTAGCATTTATAAATCTTCTAGATCACCTAATTAATAGAGGTGGATTAGTAGGTTTACATGGATATACTCATCAATATGGTAATGAAACTAGTCTATCAGGAACAGAATTATCTAAAAATGCAAATAAAACAACTGATGAAACTAGAGTTATTATTGAAAATGCAATTAATACAGCTCATGCTTTAAATATTCCTTTTGCATTTTTTGAAAGTCCACACTATAAAGCTACAAAACCTCAAAAGAAAATTATAGAAGAATATTTTAAATATATATATGAACCATATGGTCCTATTCAATACTTTAATATACATCATACAAAGACAGGTAATATTTATATACCTACACCTTTAAGTTATGTTAGAGATTTAAATATTTCAAACATTTCTAGAGGTATTAACTCTCCTAAAGCAGGATCATTAGTTAGTTTATTTTATCATCCAATTAAAGAGTTAGATTTTATTGATGTTTCAGTTACTGATACCAATTTAAATTATACTTACTCTAAAGAATCTCCTTTAAGTAAAATTATTAAAGAATTAAACTCTAATGGATATATAACTTCATATATCACAGAGATAAATTAA
- a CDS encoding glycoside hydrolase family 13 protein — MYDIEIFHDSWNLKYRAPFGAIELGDKVSLSISSNKYVMAYVHLNLFNGEVLELLMRRLEDNNLGEYIFNIEIDTTKLKGIVNYYFKIIYNNDVFYYGNNSECLGGAGSIYEIDPKPYQITVYKKRIVPNWYKEGLIYQIFVDRFFNGNDNGQINKPKKNSFIYGNWNDEPMYIRDGKGNIARWDFYGGNLKGIIKKLQYIKSLGVSIIYMNPIFEAVSSHKYDTGDYEKIDEMFGSEEDFKILCEEANKLGIKIILDGVFSHTGSDSKYFNKYGHYEGLGAYQSKDSKYYNWYRFKEYPDKYECWWGFDNQPNIEELNNDYVNYIIKSDKSIISKWMLLGASGWRLDVADELPDEFIAMIKEKMLAINNDSVLIGEVWEDASNKVSYSERRRYFFGEELDSVTNYPLRDIIIKFLMGDIKAEYFTKRLVSLYENYPIENFYSGMNLLGNHDTERILTILNEDINLLTLALVMQMTLPGVPLIYYGDEAGLKGGRDPENRKTYPWGNENKEILSIYKSLGNLRYKEEILKKGELKVNLKENKYLVYERVYRNEKITIILNPYNQSINYKVNESEVNYYDLKSTQWMKNENKNLVLDSYGFKIFKSNLR, encoded by the coding sequence ATGTATGATATAGAAATTTTTCATGATTCTTGGAATTTAAAATATAGAGCGCCTTTTGGAGCTATTGAACTTGGAGATAAAGTATCATTAAGCATATCTTCTAACAAATATGTAATGGCATATGTTCATCTAAATCTTTTTAATGGAGAAGTTTTAGAACTTTTAATGAGGAGATTAGAGGACAATAATTTAGGAGAATATATTTTTAATATTGAAATAGATACAACTAAATTAAAAGGAATAGTAAATTATTATTTTAAAATAATTTATAACAATGATGTATTTTACTATGGAAATAACTCAGAATGTTTAGGAGGTGCAGGGTCTATATATGAGATAGATCCTAAGCCTTATCAAATTACTGTATATAAAAAAAGAATAGTACCAAATTGGTATAAAGAGGGATTGATATATCAAATATTTGTTGATAGATTTTTTAATGGAAATGATAATGGACAAATAAATAAACCTAAAAAGAATAGTTTTATATATGGAAATTGGAATGATGAACCTATGTATATAAGAGATGGTAAAGGAAATATAGCTAGGTGGGATTTCTATGGTGGAAATTTAAAGGGGATTATAAAGAAACTTCAATATATTAAATCATTAGGAGTTTCTATTATATATATGAATCCTATCTTTGAAGCTGTTAGTAGTCATAAATATGATACTGGAGATTATGAAAAGATAGATGAGATGTTTGGTTCAGAAGAAGACTTTAAAATTTTATGTGAAGAAGCAAATAAACTAGGTATAAAAATTATATTAGATGGAGTTTTTAGTCACACAGGATCAGACAGCAAATATTTTAATAAGTATGGACATTATGAAGGGTTAGGCGCATACCAATCAAAAGATTCAAAGTACTATAATTGGTACAGATTCAAAGAGTATCCAGATAAATATGAATGTTGGTGGGGATTTGATAATCAACCTAATATTGAAGAGCTAAACAATGATTATGTAAATTATATAATCAAAAGTGATAAATCCATTATATCAAAATGGATGTTATTAGGGGCAAGTGGTTGGCGTTTAGATGTTGCAGATGAATTACCAGATGAATTTATAGCAATGATAAAAGAAAAAATGTTAGCCATTAATAATGATAGCGTACTTATAGGTGAGGTATGGGAAGATGCTTCAAATAAAGTTAGTTACTCTGAAAGAAGAAGATACTTTTTTGGGGAAGAGCTAGATTCTGTTACTAACTATCCATTGAGAGATATAATTATAAAGTTTTTAATGGGTGATATAAAAGCAGAATACTTTACAAAGAGGTTAGTAAGTTTATATGAAAATTATCCAATAGAAAATTTTTATAGTGGCATGAATTTATTAGGAAATCATGATACAGAAAGAATTTTAACTATACTTAATGAAGATATAAATTTATTAACATTAGCTTTAGTTATGCAAATGACACTACCAGGAGTTCCATTAATATACTATGGAGATGAAGCTGGATTAAAAGGAGGAAGAGATCCTGAAAATAGAAAAACTTATCCATGGGGAAATGAAAATAAAGAGATTTTATCTATCTATAAATCTTTAGGTAACTTAAGATACAAAGAAGAAATCCTAAAAAAAGGAGAGCTTAAAGTAAATCTTAAAGAGAATAAATATCTTGTTTATGAGCGTGTTTATAGGAATGAAAAAATTACTATAATTTTAAATCCTTATAACCAAAGTATAAATTATAAGGTCAATGAATCAGAAGTAAATTACTATGATTTAAAAAGTACTCAATGGATGAAAAATGAAAATAAGAATTTAGTTTTAGATTCATATGGATTTAAAATATTTAAATCAAATTTAAGGTAG
- a CDS encoding VanZ family protein, which yields MKNKKKIIAWFMLIIWMSVIFFMSHQPGNISSNQSELVLKIFSFIGINLNDYFGELATLIVRKTAHFSEYLILFAFAYNVLILYTDKKSARICSLIFVFLYACSDEIHQYFIPGRAMAFKDILIDTSGGLFGFIIGYIHEKRKLLKSV from the coding sequence ATGAAAAATAAGAAAAAAATTATTGCTTGGTTTATGCTTATAATTTGGATGAGTGTTATATTTTTTATGTCACATCAACCAGGAAATATATCAAGTAATCAAAGTGAGTTAGTATTAAAGATATTTTCATTTATAGGGATAAATTTAAATGATTATTTTGGAGAGTTAGCAACGCTTATAGTAAGAAAAACAGCTCACTTTAGTGAATATTTAATATTGTTTGCATTTGCTTATAATGTTCTTATATTATATACAGATAAGAAAAGTGCGAGAATATGTTCTCTTATCTTTGTATTTTTATATGCATGTTCAGATGAAATACATCAATATTTCATACCAGGAAGAGCTATGGCGTTTAAAGATATACTTATAGATACAAGTGGAGGATTATTTGGATTTATTATAGGATATATACATGAAAAGAGAAAATTATTAAAAAGTGTATAA